The Lactuca sativa cultivar Salinas chromosome 2, Lsat_Salinas_v11, whole genome shotgun sequence genome includes the window TGCTTTAAAATCTCTTGACTTGGATATAAATTGTATCCGAGGACAAGGATATGATAATGGAGCAAATATGAAAGGCAAACATCAAGGTGTACAAAAAAGACTACTTGATATAAACTCAAGAGCTTTTTATATGCCTTGTGGATGTCATAGTTTAAACCTAGTTTTGTGTGATATGGCAAATTCTTGTCATAAAGCTAAATCTTTTTTTGGTACGTGTCAAACAATATATAATGTTTTTTCTAGCTCCACACATAGATGGAGTGTTTTACTTGATCATGTTGATGAATTAACCCTAAAATCATTATCTACTACTCGTTGGGAAAGTCACATTGAAAGTGTTAAAGCAATAAAAACTCAACTTTTTGAAATAAAAGAAGCATTAACAAAATTAGCTCAAGTGAGTGATGATGGTAAGGTTTGTAGAGATGCGGAATCACTAGTAAATGGtgaattttctaattttgaatttatttaagTTTAGTGATATGGCATGAAATTTTAtatagaattaatttggtaagtAAAAAATTACAATCCAAAGATATGATTCTTGATGTTGCAATAAAAAACTTAGAGGGATTagttaattattttgaaaaatataggGAAAATGGGTTTAACTCTGCTATTAATGAGGCTAAAGAAATAGCAGAAAATATTGGAGTTGAACCAAAATTTCCTATCAAACGTGTTCATAGTAGAAAAAAACAATTTGATGAAATTCCAAATACCGAAAGAGAACAACAATCTTCTCAAGAAAATTTTAGAACTGATTATTTTATtgttatagtagatatggctcTAAATCAATTGAGAAGTAGATTTGAGCAAATGCAACATTTTGaatctatttttggatttttgtttgatGGTTTAAAGTTAAAATCCTTATTTGATGATGAATTAAAAAAATGTTGTAAGAAACTTGAAACTAGTTTGACAAATGGTGAAGACCTTGATATTGATGGAAACGATTTATTTATTGAGTTACAAGTTTTGCAGGAAATGTTGTCGGATGAAGCATACAAAGGTGAACTTCCTTGGACAGCCATTCAAATTATGGAGTTTGCAAAGGAAATGGACATGTTTCCCAATGTGTTGGTGGCATATAGGATTTTGTTGACGGTACCGGTCACGGTTGCTTCCGCGAAAAGAAGTTTTTCGAAATTGAAGTTATTGAAATCATATCTTCGGAGTACCATGACTCAAGAAAGATTAAATGGATTAGCAATTTTGAGTATTGAAAGTCAATTCCTACGAAGTTTTGATTATGATAAAATCATAGATGTTTTTGCTTCAAAAAATGCAAGGAGGCATCGTTTTAGatagattttatgtatacttttGTTTGTGTAACCTTGTTTTCGTTTGACTataaaatttatttcatttttgctattttttttaattaaataaaggcaTAATTTAGAATCTCGCCCCAGGCATTGAAAATCAATGGACCGGCCCTGAATCTAGCAAATAAACTCTCAGATACATAGTTTTCCAACTAGAATGAATAGTTAGAAGCTCATCAAACGGTTTCGAATTTGTTATTTATGTTTGGAACTCTAATTTAAATGCAATGTTGGACAAGAAGATGTCTTGAAATTCTACTTTTACTCAGAGATGTTCTTATCACAATATCCCTAACAcattataatatttaacttttatcaTTTGATAGTCTCATAGAGTCGATGAAATGCTTGAAATCCTACATCACTTCTTTGTATGGACCGACATAGAATGATGCACTATAATTCATCATAGAGTATTCAAGCGCACATTCTATGCAAAAAGATCAAAAAGATTAGTGTGTCGTCAAACTCAATTGTTATGTTCACATTTTTCTTGCCTTTATAAATTTTGGTAACGAGCACTAATGTTTACATGCCCAACATGTTATGTTTTTCTTGTTTTTTATATTGACATTATAACGTCTCAAAAACCAtagtaaaatttttaattttttaaacaaGATTTAAAGCCATTTTCATAAAAGTTAAACACAAGAAAGATAATTGTTTCACAAGGCTGAATCAAAAACAAagtatcatatcaaaacatcTCTCAAATCATAAAGTCTACTGGATGATGTGTATAGTCACGCATTTGCTCTGCCTCGATCCTTAGAAGTATctaaaacattttaaatctacAACTATAAGttaaagcttagtaagtttcccaaaatatctcatacaacaatacacatacaatgcatgaaaAAAGGCCTAAAGCACTAGGTTGGACCGCTACATGGGCCTTACTATAACGATGGATTGTTCTCATTGGGTGTACAACAAGAAGTTGGATCGCCCTCCATGGGCATATAACATAAATTTAGACCACCCGGCTATTTTGGACTTCAGCACACAGCTGGACCACCTTAACCCAtatacaatatgtcgacatacgCATATACCAAAAAACTACCAAACAACAACCACATGTAAGGGCTCAATCATCAATATATGATCTAAATCCTAATGTTTGATCTAAATTCAAACTTAGTCAAAAGTTAATGATCAAGGTCAACTGGTCGAGTCACCGCGTCGTGGTCATCCCATGGTTGCGCCGTGGTAACCCTCAGACAAAACAGTCACGGGTTTCATCATCCACCGCATCGTGGCAAGGCCTTTGTCGTGTCGCGGTAACATCCATtacaacttaattcattaagcttTTACCCTTATTTCCAAAGGTCTAAATCTCATATCTAGATCGATTTAGACCATGCATggataatgtttccaactttatccatttctAAACTTCTAAGAGCCTAGATCTCAAAACCTAACAACAAAGGACCCAAATAACCTAAAAGATCTATGCACGACTGATTTTTGAGCGAGCTTGCAACTCTATGGGACCCCAAGTTCCAAAAACTAGCATGATTCTCATCCAAGACCCTGGAATTGCTTCAAAATCCAAAGATTCACATTTCTCAACCAAAAAGGGACTTAAAAAGCAACTCATAAGATGAAAAGGTATGAACTTTAGACCATCTGGAGTCTATGAAGCTTGTAGAAGCAACCCCTCAATAGCAAACACTCCCCCAAATAGCTTGGATCACCTCCTTCTTCCTCAAAGAGCCTTGAAAAAGCCAAGAACACTCactaacacacacatacactaggGTTACTCTCAAAGGGATGGAAGTTGGAGTTGAGAGCAAACCCAAAtcataaggttgcttaaataagGCCTAATGCCCGAGACCTATGGTTTTGCACCCAAACTCCACTGTGTCGTGACCGCGTTGTGGTGGGAACAAACATGTGTCTCTTTAAATGGGTTGGCTACACCGTGGTGACTTTCATCATTGCGTTGCGGTCAACTTGAAGCCCTTAAATTTTGAAGATTTGAAATAAATAAGTTCCATGAACAATACTTGTAAGTAGATGTTGTAGACATTGtattttgattttgatatatCTTTACCATTGCCaaactttttttcattttatgttcCCACCCTCAACACCCAACAATGAAATCGAATGCTTATACACATTCTTTTATTGAATATCCTCCACAAGGATCAGATCTCCCTTTCAAACGCAATTTAGTAGTTATGGATGAACTACTAGCTATTTCGCCAATTATAACATGACTAGCGCAAGGGCATGTCGATCAAACATTTCTTAATTTTCCTGTTTTATTTTCTCATATTTTTGCTTTTATAGAGAAGGAATTTTTTTTCCAGATAAAGATAAACTTTAAGTTGTATCTTTTAAAATCTAAACTCTTGGTCATCAAACTTGTTGAGGTTAACCTTTTTTTTTAGTCATAGCTTTGATATTAGTTCATAGGTATTATatcaacacacatacacacacaactaTAATATGCAAAAAAAACATATAACACACATGATTTTGAGAAAACACGGTATCATATAAACGAGATAAAAAGAGTTTATATTGATTCAATAATAAGGTGTAACTTCCAAAATTCtagaataaaattttcatttttaaaatagaataaacacccattttattaaatttatagTCAAGTCAAACCAATTGTTCATAAACCATAATTCAAAATCAGATTTATAAGGAAGACAATGCAAAATCTCGAATCATAAAATTGTTGATGTATATGTACAGTCCCGCCTTCACAATCCAATAAGTatctgaaaaacatttaatccacaactgtaaacacaaagcttagtgacttccccacaatatcacatacaacacatcataatcaactatgggttatcaacaaccttgGGACTATCAGTTGTCCTGAGGACTATCAACAGTCCTAAATCTATTCTTAATAAAAGAGTGTTAAAACGGACACGTGTCATCTTTTAGGTCCTATGTCTTGCCACATGTCATTCCACCAGCTATTTAGTCCCTACTTTTCCCGCCCAAAAACTCACTGCATCATTCGACCATCAGCTCCTAAATATCAGCTTTTCTGTTTTGATTATTTGAAGGATTTTATCTTATATCCTAAATTATCCGCACTCAAAACCATAAAATCAGCAATTGCTATTTTAAATTTGATCTTATATCAAATATATACATCCAACGTAAAAGGAATGCAACAATGTATTTATACGAATTCATTAATTTTACAACTTATCTCtttcaaattcaaaaatatatatattacgtTTGACTAAATCATATcaatgaaatttaaattattttgatttactatATCCCTTAAAATCtgcatttatttttaaatatattaatcttataccAAATATAcatcattttcttttatttatcgGTTATAAAAACCGAACCCCAAAACAAAATTATTTTCTCCTTGAAATTTCATCTTCTTTTGGCGTCTTTTTCTTTTCAGTCTGCTCCTGTTCAATCCATCCGGTATGTCGctttttattttctgaaaatacaaTGAAAACTCCATTTATAGCATCTTACATTCATGTATATAACAAACAGTAACTATGTTTGAGTGTGTGTTATAGTCGAAAATCTTACTTTAAGAAAACTCCATTACATAGCATACATCAAAGTTTTCTGCAACAAAATTTTTTATTATTCCATTTCTTTACTCAAAGGGTAAAAAGGGAAATATATTGAACTTATTGTCTTATTAATGGTTGATTTGGATGCTTTTTGTGATTGCGTTTATGTTAGTGTATGTGTTTGTGTGACAGTCAAACAAAATTATTTTTTCCGTAATGAAAGAATGTTTAagaaattgcaaaaaaaaaaaattctgaaaTTCTTCCTTTAATTTATAACAGAGTTTGATTTTTTCATATTTTACATTTTTCTAATCGAAGGGCAAAAATGAcagttaatttttaatttataacagagtttgatttttttcatttataacatcatactttctGTTTTAACAGTTCTATAACACAAATTTGTATTATTTGAATTTTatactaaaaaaaattatatatatatatatatatatatatatatatatatatatatatatatatatatatatatatatatatatatatatatatataactttagttTTGGAACAGTTTTATAACAAATACACTTTACTTTAATCAAAGCctaacaaattttaaatttttctttgtttttttttcaattatatatatattttttctgttataacatttttataacaaaaattatatcattttgATAATTAAATTGTACTTTTGTTATTATACTATTTTGTATGGTAATGTCCTTttattgtagttttttttttttttttaatatacattAAATTTAATATCCTGCTTATCTTTTTTAAAACAATATTTATGATGtataaattgtttttttaaataaatatgtagCTTTATTTCAAATATAACATCTTGGCTTTGGATGgattttttttgggatttcatggttTTGCTTATACTTTTTTTAGAAGTACATTGATATTTTTTATGGTTACTTTCAAAAGAGTCTTACCAGATTGACCTAATGCCATAGTTTCCAGTTTTGTAATTTGACGATTTTACCCTTTAGTGCATTTGTACATATTTGTGATAGTTTATTTATATTGTTtgcatttttattattttcaaattcaACTTTACAAAAATTAGTTAATAGACTTTTACTTTAATAATAATTCCCTAATAGCATTTTATACAAAAGTAAACAAGACatgttttgtaaacttttttATGTCACTCtttccatttttttaatttttccatCTTTGTAATTTGATAATTTTACCCTTGCCGTAACATGCTATAATCATGGTAATTTATATTGTATTGTCTAAAAGATTAATATTTTACCTAATCGTACTTTAacatttttataccaaaacggaGTTTGATTTGGACAGAAAGGCTTTATATAATCACACCAAGATTAGAGATTCTTTATTggacatgatttttttttctctttttctatTAATTCCGAAATTCACTATTGATATCTTCAACCCCCAATGTTTTGTTTCTTTAGTCTCTCAGTTCAACATCGACTATCAATCAATGATTGATTCATTGTAAGTTTTTCTTCAACTGAAATTTCTTCTATTGTTGTATTTTCGTCTCTTCCTTCATCGATACAAATGGAGAAAGTTGTATACCCCTTTTAGAAATGAATACGATAGAGATGTTCCTGGTGGTAGCAGAAATATCTATGGAGGGATAATTTTAGGTCGGCATTTGTATTACAGCTAAAGGGGAGGGGGATGACCGATAAGTGTTTGGTGGATACTTcggtaaaaaaatattttttttaataatcttaAAAAAAACAATCTATATATTAAAtcaatattttaatattaatttgtGTACAAAATAACACTTGAAACAATCcttaaaatacattttttttatctttttttcatttttttctaataaaagaattgaCATAATTTCGATTGCTATATATGaaaagaaatataaataaaataataacccataacataaaatttatatattgtattgattaaacttttatttaaaatgacataaagtttttaaaatgtgattttATATATTATAATCTACAATTTTACAAGTCAATTTAATTTATATATCAATACACAATATtaacatttttaattaatttatactTAACAACTACTTAAATATCGACAAaacattttaaatattaattaaaatcaCAACTTATAAATTTAAAGACATATAATATGAATATGTAAGTTAATAATTGTTTGAAAAGTAATCGAGTATTCACCATGATTTAGAACtataatttattttctatttgattattttatataatttatcgATTGAAGTCTATTCAAATTACAGGAGCTGTTAATTGTCTGTAACCCTTACATTCAAATTATTAGTTGTATGCTGTTTTATCCGTTCAAAGTAGAGAatgattcaaaattattaattttagatagtgatgataaactaacaaataAAATATTCAATGTTTTCGTAATTTTAAAGaagttttttaaaattaataaaacattataTAATTTTATTAGTTATATCAATTTATATTtctgttttatctaaatttatATTGCATTCTACAAAATGATAATTTTCTAACATATTTACAAATACAAATTGCCAATTAGATATTCAAACTATTATGTTTTCGTAATTTCAACCAATCATTATATCATTATGAAATTACTACAAAATGGTGCAGGAGCAGGTCGATGATGACACTGGGGAAGCCCAGTCAACCAAACACATTAGTTTACAACGAGAACAAGATAAAAAAATAGAGTCATTTTTTGGATGAAAATAAAGATTTtgacataaaaaaaatgaattaattaaattcaaCGGAATTGAGAAAACAGTCCTAGAAACAGAATTCTTCTGCTTAGTCTTACTATGCTTTGGgatttttttataatataaaaactgaGTCAGTTTCTTATATTATAATGttcaataaataagttataatttaattgaaattattttaaatttcaCACCCGTGGtgtccacgggttataacctagtatcACATATACCACACAATATAAGAAAatgtgggttatcagcaaccctaggaCTATCAGCAATCCTATGGGCTTATAACAACcttatgggttatcaacaaccatgCGGACTATCAGCAGTCTTTGTGTTATCAGCAACTTCAcaaacacacataacaacaatcaACAAATAAGACACAGCTAGTCTAGCATGCACACCACTATGACATAAGTAGTGAAGTAAGAAGACTCGCCTGAAAAAAGAGCTAAAATGCACTACTTAAAGTCCCACAAAATCAGTTACATGAACCTCCTAAACTGATCATAAGCTAAACCTCATACTATAGCTTAACACCTctcaaagtttgaccaaaagtcaaactactCAAAAAaacaatggtcaaagtcaacccaagATAATACCCACGTCGTGGCCACCCATTGGTCACGTCACGACAACTTCATGACAAAATAGTCGTTGTAACACTAGTCGCCATGTCATGACAAGGAGACTGTCATGTCGTAGAAACTAAGCTCTTacagcttaatgggttaagctcttaatccttcaaGTCACCCATTCATACTTTCCAAAATCTTTCTTCCTTCTATTTCAACATAAAAATCACATCTTTTGAGACATGCATGCCCAATGCAAGTCTAGAATTCAAACTAGGTCAAAAAGGAGAAATAAAatgtaacgctcgtgtttctaggctaggcattaatattgacataatagtctaggttaatctttgtaactcatttagaagaaatgaaaaggaattatgtgaattttatgtgaattatgtgttttatgcttaattattagggtttaattaattaagaataaaaataagcgctaaaattaaagtgtgagataagcccgatatctttacataaagttgtagtggtcgaaacaaggatttcagggatataaagaatgccgaaatccgagttataacgaagaagttatgacatgtcgaagtttcgcgacaaaaccggcacggtgctgaatgtcgtaaaaaagtgagtttttcgataaactactttttagccttagtaatctaaacgaaagtcatagtattcgttaaagcgagaagttcgataaaaagaacgcccaaatctgacttcgtatgaggaagttatgatttttcgaagtttcagcttagcagtagacaactaaaaactcgaattttagatcgagcgatttttagccgatacaacccaaacgagaattgaaggtctcgtcattaggagcacaacggtaaaaagtctgacgaaaacggacgtcggatgaagaagttatgaatttttaacggatttcttgtcccggtctgttaaaaataataatataaaatttaaagtcaaaattagccgacgaagtctaaacggaagttgtagagcgtaattttagctacgcgtgcatataaagaacgtcaaaaacggagctcgtatgcgaaagttatgaattttagaagattttggcacaaaattcgagaaatttcgcatagataAGCTTCACCCGGaagtgccacgtcaccctcgcctcgcatgtgccACGTATCCGAAATATGTTGAGTCACCGAAGCCACCTGGCGAGACGTGTCGCCTGCCCTCGCATCCGAAGTCCGGTTCACTAGAGGTCCGATGCGTGTTCCATTCctcgtgtccgagcctcgcagaaGGAGCCACGTCCGAAGCCTCAAACTAGACCGCAGTCCAATCAGGAGGCGACAGCGAGcccctcgcaggtgcgagccatgtgcgagccatgcgcagccCACGTGCAAGCCCTCCCTGCGAGCCTTCGGATCTGCGACACGTGTCCTCTTTCTAGCCGttggatcagaagcctcgcccctataaatagaagggtgcgagacctcccgggtaactttgaaaatttgtcacttttaaccccttttcccatattttcttcatattaacatcccgcaaagccccgatatcgattgtaaagcccggaatacgccacgaaatgcccgagaagcccggaaaatttattttttcggtttcgaagacCGACTTTTGCAAAGTCtgatttctcaataaaactcccggttttattagaaacaatcgttttaggaaacgaattgctgcctgaTTATcaccaaatcatgtgagtgtatagtcactttcattttacacatagatatgaagtatttaccttattatacgtgctatgtgtaaatatattaattgtttatttgaggtgactgttgagttgatgttttatacaagtttaaaaatgtataagtatttttttctacaaatatgttgggtagaacatgggtagatagtgatgtgtgataaaataaaattgaggagaggcctcgatgtgttttgagatccagtcatctagcggagtttgtatgacgaccacggactttctagacagtccagtgggaaacattagcaggtccgcaacctgtaggtgttaatgaactgagagtgttcattcgctgtactccatccccctcatggttgcctttaggacatgtatggctggggaaaccccttagcagtagtgtccatcccgatgatattctttaggttaggtcccttgtgataactgtttagggacataaagtaaggataacgggaacgggtaatcagggttattgttgattgatgaacttagtaagtttattattattgtgggttgaaaaccatatatgctcaccaggctctcaagcctgacccactcagctttttatgttacaggaagtggaccccgagcatagtcggaggacgacgagagatttttggattataggccagtagttgtaaataactgttgaaaggtttataatgtcttgtttatgcttttgatctgtatcagaacatgacatcccgaggttttgatatttatggaaaatatataccttcttaatgaaggatttttataaacttttatcatatgttgtttgggggccaattccgcaacatcttttaaaaagatttctctgattttattttaaaaaacataaattaaatcggtcttttctggccgagaaattaggggatgtcacagttggtatcaaagcattagtttaagcgaactaagaaattgtaggatttctagacttaaacttagaatgctaagtgatgattgtgagatgagtgtctaccatattttagacacgagcactagtttattttaggaaagatgcctaaaatgcccttatgtgctaaatgttatatgtttgccatatatgccattatttgttcggatctatggtctgttgccgaccagatctggaaagattatgtgtgtaggattctaaccgTACGATtatgagattagaactaacatgtaaacgtttcggagtgataagggaattaatatgtctaacaaggataaatacctaaattcaccttatacggtatatagattgtaatggcaagaactcgtagtggagttgcaaatgcaaacggaaacagggatcaacagcctcaacctcaagtagttgagcaagtacctgttgtagaagctgcacctgagccaatgacgatggctggggtacaagcaatgatccagatgatgttagatcaccagatggaggagacaaggcgattactacaacaacatagggaagagactacgatgcTTGTTGAGCAGcctatatatattgaatgaagggcaatcagtgggagggaactatagtgggacttttggtcaagccaacccatcgATAGTTAGACaagacaaccaggatggaggtATTGATGGACGCGGGTGCAAATACAATgatttcatggcatctaagcCACCGTGTCTATCTGGgagtccgacaccggtggaagtcatgaattggatctccgaaatggagacgatgtttgaaagttgcgagtgcagcaacaaacaaaagaccgcacttgcaattcctctatTAAAGTCTGGTATGTTgaactggtggaagttactagctaattcgatgcccaagggagaagctagtaagatgtcttgggaagactttgtactacaactaaaactgcaatactgctctgagcaggatcttctggaaattaataatgagttccataatttaaagaagggaaagatgagcgttactgaatacgctgctagttttactgaaaagatgaagcttgttccttacctagttccaactgaactctctaagatcaacaagtttgccctcggattaccaacGGACTTTGGTCAggtggttaagcaagcaaccactttgaaagccgccatctgggctgctaagaacgttgaggttcagatcagagagaagggtctggagagggcggaagttggtgaaaagagaaaatttgaaggaacttcaggttccagcaAGAGAAGAAAATTTCTAAGTTTAAGAAGTTTggtggaggaggaggtgaagtgaaatggtgtgagaagtgcaagaaaaagcactatgggagatgtagtgaggaggtgacttgcttcaaatgttgaaagactgggcattatgccaacgtatgtccatccgacaagagggtatgttttaAGTGCCATGAGGAAGGGCATGTTtttaaagactgtccgaagaggaAGGATGCtgcaaagcccaatctaccaccaaagtcgaaggcgagagcctttcagatgacacttgaggctgcaaaagaagaagatcaagttataaagtagtcatttgaatagtaacaagtggttaggcctattagaggcatagtatagggtaaacttgaacctttgtgtaattgtttcaaggaaataatataaaccttggTTTTGTCACATGATGAATTGaatgactatgtgaaattcttgtatggCGATTTGGagaactgtgagacaatacttgggacgagtatgagtaggtgcgaatggtagtagaggcctatactaccggaagcacatgactcgtacttggatcagggaaagtcacaaggttaccaaggagctattatttgattccgtcttgttctagtctgttgttaccatcgtttcggtaatgactaagaagatgattgttattctgaccttagaggtcatattgaatcgagtccgactaagataagtatgttacatggttcagagaaccaagttcgatgtagcatttgacttaagccagaagattgaggtgaaagatgattaaagcgatcaacagaagtatcgcactcattgttaaagaagttgatatTTAGTAATGATACATGTTgaaatgtgattgtatcacattagaacatgaaggaaggtgtagTTTGTTCCGAAAATTGTACCAAGGAGATCTGAGTCTATGTAGTgcagtatacaatgagagatcattagaacatgacccaccgGTCTGTCacaataaatgaaggaaagtacttattccaagaaaaagaagaagccctcaataaggatttattttgtaactcgaaggttacgattgaaagtcctatggagatctgaagcttttt containing:
- the LOC111902792 gene encoding uncharacterized protein LOC111902792; protein product: MDAIEGEDDVNMEEVVGRRLWADDGAVTAQGREISIKLKLQTCSLVHCCGYILITSSCGYGLLSNIRSENNHENSNDVETNDFVDNSKGPIETSNEPIENFNDLENNDFIDKSSDINIFDPRVWDKLDLKMKDLLVEKWPIREIENYNFFPKDALGRHFSCEFYVRKLRNGDSYDRKWLVYSKELDKVFCFCSEYNLAFRGANEKIYEKSNDCTPDASRKEQMTSIIRCVDVTSVPIKVEEFFLEFLIVEDTSGLGLFNVLQNALKSLDLDINCIRGQGYDNGANMKGKHQGVQKRLLDINSRAFYMPCGCHSLNLVLCDMANSCHKAKSFFGTCQTIYNVFSSSTHRWSVLLDHVDELTLKSLSTTRWESHIESVKAIKTQLFEIKEALTKLAQVSDDELIWENGFNSAINEAKEIAENIGVEPKFPIKRVHSRKKQFDEIPNTEREQQSSQENFRTDYFIVIVDMALNQLRSRFEQMQHFESIFGFLFDGLKLKSLFDDELKKCCKKLETSLTNGEDLDIDGNDLFIELQVLQEMLSDEAYKGELPWTAIQIMEFAKEMDMFPNVLVAYRILLTVPVTVASAKRSFSKLKLLKSYLRSTMTQERLNGLAILSIESQFLRSFDYDKIIDVFASKNARRHRFR